Proteins encoded by one window of Lathyrus oleraceus cultivar Zhongwan6 chromosome 1, CAAS_Psat_ZW6_1.0, whole genome shotgun sequence:
- the LOC127125375 gene encoding replication factor C subunit 3, giving the protein MLWVDKYRPKTLDHVMVHSDTAQNLKKLVSEHDCPHLLFYGPSGSGKKTLIMALLRQMFGPGAEKVKVENRAWKVDAGSRSIDLELTTLSSANHIEMTPSDAGFQDRYIVQEIIKEMAKNRPIDTKGKKGFKVLVLNDVDKLSREAQHSLRRTMEKYSAYCRLILCCNSSSRVTEAIRSRCLNVRVNAPSEEQIVDVLQFIGKKEGLQLPSSFAARIAEKSNRNLRRAILSFETCRVQQYPFTDKQTISPMDWEEYVSEIASDIMKEQSPKRLFQVRGKLYELLINCIPPEIILKRLLYELLRKLDAELKHEVCHWAAYYEHRMRLGQKAIFHIEAFVAKFMSVYKSFLIATFG; this is encoded by the exons ATGTTGTGGGTAGACAAGTATCGTCCCAAAACCCTAGACCATGTTATGGTTCACAGTGATACCGCTCAAAATCTCAAGAAATTG GTTTCGGAACATGATTGTCCCCATTTGCTGTTCTATGGTCCATCAGGTTCTGGCAAGAAAACCCTAATCATGGCTCTTCTCCGTCAAATGTTTGGACCCGGTGCCGAAAAG GTGAAGGTGGAAAATAGGGCATGGAAAGTGGAT GCCGGGAGTAGATCTATTGATTTAGAGCTGACAACATTATCAAGTGCCAATCATATCGAAATGACTCCGAGCGATGCAGGCTTTCAGGATAGATACATTGTGCAGGAAATAATCAAAGAAATGGCTAAAAATAGACCAATTGATACTAAAGGAAAGAAAGGATTTAAAG TGCTTGTCCTTAATGACGTGGACAAACTCTCTAGAGAAGCCCAGCATTCTCTCCGCAGAACAATGGAGAAATATAGCGCTTATTGCAGATTGATTTTATGTTGCAATAGTTCTTCAAGAGTCACAGAAGCCATCCGCTCCCGTTGTCTTAATGTGCGAGTAAATGCACCAAGTGAAGAACAG ATTGTTGACGTTTTACAGTTCATTGGTAAAAAAGAAGGGCTGCAACTTCCTTCTAGTTTTGCCGCTCGCATAGCAGAGAAATCTAATCGGAACTTGAGGAGGGCCATATTATCATTTGAGACTTGCCGCGTCCAACA GTATCCTTTCACTGACAAACAAACAATTTCCCCAATGGACTGGGAGGAATATGTTTCAGAAATTGCATCTGACATAATGAAGGAACAGAGCCCAAAAAG GTTGTTTCAAGTTCGAGGAAAACTGTACGAGCTTCTAATCAATTGCATTCCTCCCGAAATCATTTTGAAG AGGCTACTTTATGAGCTATTGAGAAAACTCGATGCAGAACTTAAGCATGAAGTCTGCCATTGGGCAGCATATTAT GAACATAGGATGCGCCTTGGACAGAAGGCCATTTTTCACATCGAAG CATTTGTGGCCAAGTTCATGAGCGTCTATAAATCCTTCCTCATTGCAACATTCGGCTGA